In Myxococcus virescens, a single genomic region encodes these proteins:
- a CDS encoding methyltransferase, protein MTTGFETYRMKDPALLAGVREALLQSYFADYDQGFLKTPAGQSDIADHVDGRYNRCVDHVLPWLARYAQLGKADIVELGCGTGSSTAAFAQVARHVTGYDIHAPSVRAAESRMKALGLRNVAMSVVEPAQLLETLKKETPDGADIFVLYAVLEHQTPAERLETLRTGWDLLRPGGLLVVVDTPNRLVYFDAHTSLMPFFHFLPPELGWPYASRSPRENFRESMAQVSAEDAPMLLTRWGLGVSHHELELTLGDIDPLLVGTGFEPEVLDMFPVTLDEELLRLYVEKSSARVPLAFTRNTLNFVLRKGDNADLIARRPSPPPVRHLVNETSHPGQAQRLHELEQRVSADERKLQEQAQRIRELEEHIATPPLRHQLADQLNGALKQTALHRQARKLVEWSVGRVKRGSR, encoded by the coding sequence ATGACAACGGGCTTCGAGACTTACAGGATGAAGGACCCCGCGCTCCTGGCAGGCGTGAGGGAGGCCCTGCTGCAATCCTACTTCGCGGACTACGACCAGGGCTTTCTCAAGACGCCGGCGGGGCAATCGGACATCGCGGACCACGTGGATGGCCGGTACAACCGCTGCGTTGACCACGTGCTGCCCTGGCTCGCGAGGTATGCGCAGCTGGGCAAGGCGGACATCGTCGAGCTGGGCTGTGGCACGGGCTCCAGCACAGCGGCCTTCGCCCAGGTCGCCCGCCACGTCACGGGGTACGACATCCACGCGCCCTCCGTGCGCGCGGCAGAAAGCCGCATGAAGGCCCTGGGATTGCGCAACGTCGCCATGAGCGTCGTGGAGCCCGCGCAGTTGCTGGAGACGCTGAAGAAGGAGACCCCCGACGGCGCCGACATCTTCGTGCTGTACGCGGTGCTCGAGCATCAGACGCCTGCGGAGCGGCTGGAGACGCTCCGCACCGGATGGGACCTGCTGCGGCCGGGAGGACTGCTTGTCGTCGTGGATACGCCCAACCGGCTCGTGTATTTCGACGCGCACACGTCCCTGATGCCGTTCTTCCACTTCCTGCCGCCGGAACTCGGGTGGCCGTACGCCTCGCGCTCCCCCCGTGAGAACTTCCGCGAGTCCATGGCGCAGGTGTCCGCCGAAGACGCCCCCATGCTGCTGACCCGATGGGGCCTGGGCGTCAGCCACCATGAGCTCGAGCTGACGCTGGGAGACATCGACCCCTTGCTGGTGGGTACGGGCTTCGAGCCGGAGGTGCTCGACATGTTCCCCGTCACGCTCGACGAAGAGCTGCTGCGTTTGTACGTGGAGAAGAGCAGCGCTCGCGTGCCCCTGGCGTTCACCCGGAACACGCTCAATTTCGTTCTGCGGAAGGGCGACAACGCCGATCTCATCGCTCGCCGGCCCTCGCCGCCTCCGGTGCGACACCTCGTCAACGAGACGTCACACCCGGGCCAGGCGCAACGCCTCCACGAACTGGAACAGCGCGTCTCTGCGGACGAGCGGAAACTCCAGGAGCAGGCCCAGCGCATCCGGGAGCTGGAAGAGCACATCGCCACCCCACCCCTGCGACACCAGCTCGCCGATCAGCTCAACGGCGCCCTCAAACAGACGGCCCTTCACCGTCAGGCCCGGAAGCTCGTCGAATGGTCGGTGGGCCGCGTCAAGCGCGGCTCGCGCTGA
- a CDS encoding helicase-related protein gives MNSSPSSRSSVVVAELGPTNTGKTHRAIERMLEHGSGIMGLPLRLLAREVYDRVTARVGEGRVALMTGEEKRVPPRPDYWICTVEAMPTDKAVDFLAVDEIQLAAHRERGHVFTDRLLHARGRKETWFLGADTMRPMVQTLIPHASVKRATRLSQLRYAGHRSLKSLPPRSAVVAFSADRVYELAESLRRLRGGVAVVLGALSPRTRNAQVAMYQSGEVQYLVATDAIGMGLNLDLNHVAFAALSKFDGADQRELYPDELAQIAGRAGRHLNDGSFGTLNTLPELPPRVVSAIETHRFPAVRSLIWRNAALDFSSPEALLDSLARAPGHSAFIRVERADDFDALKDLSRVPAIQDLATGPAMVELLWQVCQIPDFRKGLFGQHVALLRETFLQLTAGDGKLDAGWLNKQVAPLDDVSGDIHTLMDRLAAIRIWTYISHRPGWLHEAEHWQERTRGIEDALGDALHERLVERFVQRAARRSTRRFVKATARPPSGSASPFAKLGQMLEEMPGAEGFAMTEEQFVQRVVDASHDAFQVDATGTISFEGEPLARLVRGTDRRSPLLALAEPEVWTGGARQRLERRLLALARDLVTEAMGGFPAESFSGAGRNAAARGLAYRLSEGLGVITQGEAHEQWRLLDAEARARLTEQGVCEGHRFVYVAEALSPHALERRCMLTSLFLQRTCPTGVPQEPVLQLSELDRRDARAYGYEVLGSMVLRIDIVERLCEALRHPHGGRQVQALMQDLRLEGGIRARVLRELGGATGSPPPRRRRRRRGGVVQVSGTSGAHPGSPRSGAPEREGRRPREGAVRNATAFRDGPSES, from the coding sequence ATGAACTCCAGCCCATCCAGCCGGTCGTCCGTCGTCGTGGCGGAGCTGGGGCCTACGAACACGGGGAAGACCCACCGTGCCATCGAGCGCATGCTCGAGCACGGTTCGGGCATCATGGGGTTGCCGCTCCGTCTGCTCGCCCGCGAAGTCTATGACCGGGTGACCGCTCGGGTGGGTGAGGGCCGCGTGGCGCTGATGACGGGGGAGGAGAAGCGCGTGCCCCCGCGCCCCGACTACTGGATTTGCACCGTCGAGGCGATGCCGACCGACAAGGCCGTCGACTTCCTCGCGGTGGATGAAATCCAGCTCGCTGCTCACCGTGAACGCGGGCACGTCTTCACGGATCGACTGCTGCATGCGCGGGGACGCAAGGAGACCTGGTTCCTGGGCGCGGACACGATGCGTCCCATGGTTCAGACGCTCATCCCCCATGCCTCGGTGAAGAGAGCCACGCGTCTGTCACAGCTTCGTTATGCCGGGCATCGCTCCCTGAAGAGCCTCCCGCCGCGGTCGGCGGTGGTCGCGTTCTCCGCGGACCGCGTTTACGAGTTGGCCGAGTCGCTGCGGCGCCTCCGGGGCGGCGTGGCGGTGGTGCTGGGCGCGCTGTCTCCCCGGACGCGAAACGCCCAGGTGGCGATGTACCAATCCGGAGAGGTGCAGTACCTGGTGGCCACGGATGCCATTGGCATGGGGCTGAACCTGGACCTCAACCACGTGGCCTTCGCCGCGCTGTCCAAGTTCGACGGCGCCGACCAGCGCGAGCTCTACCCGGACGAGCTGGCGCAGATTGCGGGCCGCGCCGGCCGCCACTTGAACGACGGGAGTTTCGGCACGCTGAACACGTTGCCGGAGCTGCCACCGCGGGTGGTCTCCGCCATCGAGACGCACCGCTTCCCGGCGGTCCGGAGCCTCATCTGGCGCAATGCCGCGCTCGACTTCTCGAGTCCAGAGGCCCTGCTGGATTCACTGGCGCGCGCGCCGGGCCACAGTGCCTTCATTCGGGTGGAGCGCGCGGATGACTTCGATGCGCTCAAGGACCTCTCGCGTGTTCCAGCCATCCAGGACCTGGCCACCGGGCCGGCCATGGTGGAGCTGCTGTGGCAGGTCTGCCAGATACCCGACTTCCGCAAGGGGCTCTTCGGCCAGCATGTCGCGTTGCTACGTGAGACGTTCCTGCAACTCACCGCGGGGGACGGGAAGCTGGACGCCGGCTGGCTGAACAAGCAGGTGGCTCCGCTCGACGACGTGTCCGGAGACATCCACACGCTGATGGACCGGCTGGCGGCCATCCGCATCTGGACGTACATCAGTCATCGGCCGGGGTGGCTGCACGAGGCGGAGCACTGGCAGGAGCGGACGCGCGGCATCGAGGATGCACTAGGGGACGCGCTCCATGAAAGGCTCGTCGAGCGCTTCGTGCAGCGCGCCGCGAGGCGCAGCACGCGCCGCTTTGTGAAGGCCACCGCGCGTCCTCCGTCCGGTTCGGCCAGCCCCTTCGCCAAGCTGGGGCAGATGCTGGAGGAGATGCCCGGCGCCGAGGGCTTCGCGATGACGGAGGAGCAGTTCGTCCAGCGAGTGGTGGACGCGAGCCATGACGCCTTCCAGGTGGATGCGACTGGCACCATCTCCTTTGAAGGCGAGCCCCTGGCACGCCTCGTTCGCGGGACGGACCGCCGCTCCCCTTTGTTGGCACTGGCGGAGCCGGAGGTCTGGACGGGCGGCGCGCGGCAGCGGCTGGAGCGGCGTTTGCTCGCGCTGGCGCGGGACCTCGTCACCGAGGCCATGGGCGGCTTTCCCGCCGAGTCCTTCTCAGGAGCGGGGCGCAACGCGGCGGCGCGTGGGCTCGCGTATCGCCTGTCCGAAGGACTGGGCGTGATTACGCAGGGCGAGGCGCATGAGCAGTGGCGGCTGTTGGATGCGGAGGCTCGCGCGCGCTTGACGGAGCAAGGCGTCTGCGAGGGACACCGCTTCGTCTACGTCGCCGAGGCCCTCAGCCCGCATGCGCTGGAGCGGCGCTGCATGCTGACGTCGCTGTTCCTCCAGCGGACATGTCCCACCGGGGTGCCACAAGAGCCCGTGCTTCAGCTCTCCGAGTTGGACCGCCGGGACGCACGTGCCTATGGGTACGAGGTGCTCGGGAGCATGGTTCTGCGCATCGACATCGTCGAGCGGCTGTGCGAGGCCCTGCGCCACCCGCACGGGGGCCGGCAGGTGCAGGCGCTCATGCAGGACCTCCGCCTGGAGGGGGGGATCCGGGCTCGGGTGCTGCGCGAGCTGGGAGGCGCCACTGGAAGCCCTCCGCCGCGGCGGCGCCGTCGCCGACGTGGCGGCGTCGTGCAAGTGTCCGGCACGAGCGGCGCTCACCCAGGTTCGCCTCGGAGCGGGGCCCCGGAGCGGGAGGGACGTCGGCCCCGGGAGGGGGCGGTCCGGAATGCCACGGCGTTTCGAGACGGACCCTCGGAATCATGA
- a CDS encoding SMP-30/gluconolactonase/LRE family protein, translating into MGGPDEQADSFAEQAESASVEQESVEAQWKHEEKKVYSENFGKGAGPEWSHRTVSRTRKGERKFLGPFSEQEVTLNLSGLPDHDEVEVQLELFVLKSWDGNDTTKGPGRWVASVDDGPVLLDATFSNLQASHPGLTGASMKGTLGYRDESGDGSKGYTIYPLSFTFRHTGDRLTLRFADPPRGEANEQWGLDSVKVKVRKKKGGDLLVSNNVNSSVLRYDGKTGDFVGVFIPPGAGGLNNPQELVYGPDGNLYIASFASREVLRFNGKTGAFIDIFVPVGSGGLGFPGGLIFGPDGNLYVADSFGGTNSVLRYDGTTGAFIDVFASGGGLLVPQKMAFDKKGNLFVVSIIGNNVVRYDENGAPFPAAGQPGAIFIPDIDAVTIAIGKDHKLYVGTTAGDDVLRFNAKTGAFIDVFVESGSGGLTDFVDMEFGPDGNLYIPDFLPATVLRFSGKTGNFIDVFVPAGTGANAATLTFMPSKRNKPHGHEAN; encoded by the coding sequence ATGGGGGGACCCGACGAGCAGGCAGACAGCTTCGCGGAGCAGGCGGAGTCAGCGTCTGTCGAACAGGAAAGTGTCGAAGCACAGTGGAAGCACGAGGAGAAGAAAGTCTATTCAGAGAACTTCGGGAAAGGTGCGGGCCCCGAGTGGAGCCACCGCACCGTGTCCCGGACGCGGAAGGGAGAGCGAAAGTTCCTGGGGCCCTTCAGCGAACAGGAAGTCACGCTCAACCTGTCCGGCCTGCCGGACCATGACGAGGTCGAGGTCCAGTTGGAGCTGTTCGTCCTCAAGTCGTGGGACGGTAACGACACGACGAAGGGACCAGGCCGCTGGGTCGCGAGCGTGGACGACGGTCCCGTCCTGCTGGATGCCACCTTCTCCAATCTCCAAGCCAGCCACCCGGGCCTCACGGGCGCATCGATGAAGGGCACGCTCGGGTACCGGGACGAGTCCGGCGATGGCAGCAAGGGGTACACCATCTACCCCCTGTCCTTCACCTTCAGGCACACCGGAGACCGGCTGACACTCCGCTTCGCCGACCCACCTCGAGGCGAGGCCAACGAACAGTGGGGCCTGGATTCGGTGAAGGTGAAGGTCCGGAAGAAGAAGGGAGGCGACCTGCTGGTCAGCAACAACGTGAACAGCAGCGTGCTGCGCTATGACGGGAAGACGGGCGACTTCGTGGGCGTCTTCATCCCACCTGGCGCCGGCGGGCTCAACAACCCACAGGAGCTCGTCTACGGCCCCGACGGCAACCTCTACATCGCCAGCTTTGCCAGCAGGGAGGTGCTGCGCTTCAACGGGAAGACGGGCGCCTTCATCGACATCTTCGTGCCCGTGGGCAGTGGCGGGCTGGGCTTCCCCGGCGGCCTCATCTTCGGTCCTGATGGCAACCTGTATGTCGCCGACAGCTTTGGCGGCACCAACAGCGTGCTGCGCTACGACGGGACGACAGGCGCCTTCATCGACGTGTTCGCTTCGGGCGGCGGACTGCTCGTTCCCCAGAAGATGGCGTTCGACAAGAAGGGGAACCTGTTCGTCGTCAGCATCATCGGCAACAACGTGGTGCGCTACGATGAGAATGGCGCACCCTTCCCCGCTGCCGGACAGCCCGGTGCCATCTTCATCCCGGACATCGACGCGGTGACGATTGCCATTGGCAAGGACCACAAGCTCTACGTTGGCACCACGGCCGGAGATGACGTCCTGCGCTTCAACGCCAAGACGGGCGCCTTCATCGACGTCTTCGTCGAGTCGGGGAGCGGTGGCCTGACTGACTTCGTGGACATGGAGTTCGGTCCCGACGGCAACCTGTACATCCCGGACTTCCTCCCGGCCACGGTGTTGCGCTTCAGCGGGAAGACGGGGAACTTCATTGACGTCTTCGTGCCCGCTGGAACGGGCGCCAACGCGGCCACCCTGACGTTCATGCCCTCGAAGCGAAACAAGCCGCACGGGCACGAAGCGAACTGA
- a CDS encoding bifunctional metallophosphatase/5'-nucleotidase → MRLKTEKEVRRGARSSSRTRWLTMTWMAASVLSACGDDDAVDPGEQPAPLDLTILHINDHHSHLAGSSLELNVTNAAGDTVAAEVESSGFARVTSAMKELAAGKENVLKLHAGDALTGTLYFNRAGQIGEADAAMMNTVCFDAFTLGNHEFDKGDTELKRFIDRLHAGQCQTPVISANVQFGAGSALHTSRAAGYVEPFTVVERGGQKIGIVGLTIAGKTKESSSPDADTTFEAEVPAAQRAIDALRAQGINKIIVMSHIGYQLDRTIIPQLSGVDAVIGGDSHTLLGPAAMETFNVGTPAGPYAESLRNRDGETVCLGQSWQYSQVVGEMTLRFDAEGVVTSCGGTPHVLIGNQFSVDGAPVSESDNAAMLASVAVSGFLRVTQPDAAAAQVLAPFQGRVDEYSRTVVATADDELCNRRVPGNTEPGRSSVSCNALGEVHSRGGDIQQLVAQAYLEVANADYGGADITLQSAGGVRRPLQGPVTAADVIEVLPFGNMLFRLDVTGTEVKSMIEDGLHATFREGGTTGPYPYTGGLRFDVNAAQARGQRASNLEVLDQTTGQWNALQPTAIYRLFVLSFNAMGGDGYVTLANVPAERRSDIGVLDADVLQTYIDRQAEREPGTNLPVLRKVDASLYSTKSFVE, encoded by the coding sequence ATGCGATTGAAGACGGAGAAGGAAGTGCGCAGGGGGGCGCGTTCGTCGAGTCGGACGCGCTGGTTGACGATGACGTGGATGGCGGCCAGCGTGCTGTCCGCGTGTGGTGATGACGATGCCGTCGACCCAGGCGAGCAGCCCGCGCCGCTGGACCTGACCATCCTCCACATCAACGACCACCACTCGCACCTGGCGGGTTCCAGCCTGGAGCTGAACGTGACGAACGCCGCGGGTGACACCGTGGCCGCGGAGGTTGAATCCTCGGGGTTCGCGCGTGTCACGTCCGCGATGAAGGAGCTGGCGGCCGGAAAGGAGAACGTGCTCAAGCTCCACGCGGGTGACGCCCTCACTGGCACGCTGTACTTCAACCGCGCGGGCCAGATTGGCGAGGCCGACGCCGCGATGATGAACACGGTGTGCTTCGACGCCTTCACCCTGGGCAACCACGAGTTCGACAAGGGCGACACCGAGCTGAAGCGCTTCATCGACCGCCTGCATGCCGGCCAGTGCCAGACGCCCGTCATCAGCGCCAACGTCCAGTTCGGCGCGGGCTCCGCCCTGCACACCTCCAGGGCTGCCGGCTACGTGGAGCCCTTCACCGTCGTCGAACGGGGTGGCCAGAAGATTGGCATCGTCGGCCTGACGATTGCGGGCAAGACGAAGGAGTCCTCCAGCCCGGACGCGGACACCACGTTCGAGGCCGAGGTGCCCGCCGCCCAGCGCGCCATCGATGCGCTGCGGGCCCAGGGCATCAACAAGATCATCGTGATGAGCCACATCGGGTACCAGCTCGACCGGACCATCATCCCGCAATTGAGTGGCGTGGACGCGGTCATCGGCGGTGACTCCCACACACTGCTGGGGCCTGCCGCCATGGAGACCTTCAACGTCGGAACGCCCGCGGGGCCCTACGCGGAGTCGCTACGCAACCGCGACGGCGAAACCGTGTGCCTGGGGCAGTCCTGGCAGTACTCGCAGGTCGTCGGAGAGATGACCCTCCGCTTCGACGCCGAGGGCGTGGTCACCTCCTGTGGCGGCACGCCCCACGTCCTCATCGGCAATCAGTTCTCCGTGGACGGGGCGCCCGTCTCCGAATCCGACAACGCCGCGATGCTGGCCAGCGTGGCCGTCAGTGGCTTCCTGCGGGTGACGCAGCCGGATGCCGCCGCCGCGCAGGTGCTGGCGCCGTTCCAGGGCCGGGTCGATGAGTACAGCCGGACGGTGGTGGCCACGGCGGACGACGAGCTTTGCAATCGTCGCGTGCCGGGAAACACGGAGCCGGGCCGATCCAGCGTGAGCTGCAACGCCCTGGGCGAGGTCCACAGCCGGGGTGGCGACATCCAGCAGCTGGTGGCCCAGGCCTACCTGGAGGTGGCGAACGCGGATTACGGCGGCGCGGACATCACGTTGCAGAGCGCGGGCGGCGTGCGCCGGCCGCTGCAGGGACCGGTGACGGCGGCGGACGTCATCGAGGTGCTGCCCTTCGGCAACATGCTGTTCCGGCTGGACGTCACGGGCACCGAGGTGAAGTCGATGATTGAGGACGGGTTGCACGCCACGTTCCGGGAGGGCGGCACCACGGGGCCCTATCCGTACACCGGCGGCCTGCGCTTCGACGTCAACGCCGCCCAGGCTCGCGGCCAGCGCGCCAGCAACCTGGAGGTGCTGGACCAGACGACGGGCCAGTGGAACGCGCTCCAGCCGACCGCCATCTATCGTCTGTTCGTGCTGAGCTTCAATGCCATGGGGGGTGATGGCTACGTGACGCTGGCCAACGTGCCGGCCGAGCGCCGCTCCGACATCGGCGTGCTCGATGCCGATGTCCTCCAGACGTACATCGACCGTCAGGCCGAGCGCGAGCCGGGCACGAACCTGCCTGTCCTGCGCAAGGTGGATGCTTCGCTCTACAGCACGAAGTCGTTCGTCGAGTAG
- a CDS encoding class I SAM-dependent methyltransferase → MAQNIYDDPGFFEGYSQLRRSMEGLAGAPEWPALRAMLPELRGLRVMDLGCGYGWFCRWAQEQGALQVHGLDVSARMLERARQLTSTRDIVYTQADLETVELPRARFDLVYSSLAFHYIEDLLCLLAKVHATLVPGGALVFSTEHPIYMAPTHPGWRVDEQGQKTWPLNGYQVEGPRTTDWLAKGVIKYHRTLGTLLNALIHTGFSLRQVNEWGPTEAQLSAQPELAEERERPMMLLVSARR, encoded by the coding sequence ATGGCGCAGAACATCTACGACGACCCCGGCTTCTTCGAAGGCTACAGCCAGTTGCGGCGCTCGATGGAGGGGCTCGCGGGTGCACCGGAATGGCCCGCGCTGCGGGCGATGCTGCCCGAGCTGCGGGGCCTCCGGGTGATGGACCTCGGCTGCGGCTACGGCTGGTTCTGCCGGTGGGCCCAGGAACAAGGGGCACTACAGGTTCACGGGCTCGACGTCTCGGCGCGAATGCTGGAACGGGCCCGGCAGCTGACGTCCACCCGCGACATCGTCTACACCCAGGCAGACCTGGAGACGGTGGAACTTCCTCGAGCCCGCTTCGACCTCGTCTACAGCTCCCTGGCCTTTCACTACATCGAAGACCTGCTGTGCCTGCTCGCGAAGGTGCACGCAACCCTGGTTCCGGGTGGCGCGCTGGTCTTCTCTACCGAGCATCCCATCTACATGGCCCCCACCCACCCGGGCTGGCGGGTGGATGAACAAGGCCAGAAGACATGGCCCCTCAATGGCTACCAGGTCGAGGGGCCCCGCACCACGGACTGGCTCGCCAAGGGCGTCATCAAGTACCACCGCACGCTGGGCACCTTGTTGAACGCCCTGATTCACACCGGGTTCAGTCTGCGCCAGGTCAACGAATGGGGTCCGACCGAGGCGCAGCTCTCCGCCCAGCCGGAACTGGCCGAGGAGCGGGAGCGCCCCATGATGTTGCTCGTGTCCGCGCGGCGCTAG
- a CDS encoding methyl-accepting chemotaxis protein has product MDASMRHIRIPNHAPATHAVPGVSPVSPAGACMSSRRTSWCWVLPFLLILSTSAWADTGQPSIDLNQGWRYRWGDSPPGPADVPAWALESGDEQAWQPVAALREPPSRGAHTFLWLSIPVPQGQWLEPALYLGTVANAFEVYANGHRIHASGRLNPSGQEETDNLAWRLVPLPPAVEGTRLLLRIQSSGPIIGVGGAARVGAHHQLLATVTRTGLAPFVMGMLLLTIASAAALGALVRRQTQMLLPLVIFTSGSAALLLGMSGLIPALWGGYLLGSQLTLVGSHCILPALAWFISDSILENRMRWFRWSAWAACVPASVQVIIVMADLGMAQRNLGLFVLYSVPCLLGCVIVAGIAAWRGNPDARIFSMGLGVFFGVVIHTTLPVFGLAETTDSLMHWGFLALALSLVGIVVRRSVLVVRALASHTHQLEERRHEVKRLAQDMGSGAGELAAVAQQLRTSSEVQTAGVSRQAAALREAEQTVQEIRQGSLVTADKARRLAGSIETAEEAGRDGGAAITRTLTNLEAIRQEVSEMSSRILALDARTREISSIVDTVKGLADQSNMLAINAAIEAARSGEHGRGFGVVSREVRSLADQSILATHRIREVLDGVSLSMREAAKMSEQGEQRVKASLDAVRVSGTQLQRLTGIIDDTGTSVRQISAAVAQQDAGTSQIAQAIQELSAQMRHTLRTVEETQKVSGSVQVLAENMAGTARTALQAGTLDD; this is encoded by the coding sequence ATGGACGCATCCATGCGTCACATCCGCATTCCGAATCACGCGCCGGCGACTCACGCAGTCCCCGGTGTTTCACCTGTCTCACCTGCCGGCGCATGCATGTCTTCACGACGCACGTCGTGGTGCTGGGTGCTGCCGTTCCTCCTGATACTTTCCACCTCCGCGTGGGCGGACACAGGACAGCCCAGCATCGACTTGAATCAGGGCTGGCGATACCGCTGGGGAGACTCACCGCCAGGCCCCGCCGACGTACCAGCCTGGGCACTGGAGTCAGGGGATGAGCAGGCGTGGCAGCCCGTGGCGGCCCTCCGCGAGCCGCCGAGCCGGGGAGCGCACACCTTCCTCTGGCTGAGCATCCCCGTCCCCCAGGGGCAGTGGCTGGAGCCCGCGCTCTACCTGGGCACGGTGGCCAATGCCTTCGAGGTCTACGCCAACGGCCACCGCATCCATGCGAGCGGGCGGCTGAATCCCTCGGGCCAGGAGGAGACGGACAACCTCGCATGGCGGCTCGTCCCCCTGCCCCCCGCGGTGGAGGGCACACGCCTGCTGCTGCGAATCCAGAGCAGCGGTCCCATCATCGGCGTGGGAGGCGCGGCTCGGGTGGGGGCACACCATCAGCTGCTCGCGACGGTGACGCGCACGGGGCTGGCGCCCTTCGTCATGGGCATGCTGCTGCTCACCATCGCCAGTGCCGCCGCCTTGGGTGCCCTGGTACGGCGTCAGACGCAGATGCTCCTGCCGCTCGTCATCTTCACGAGCGGCTCGGCGGCCCTGCTTCTGGGCATGAGCGGCCTGATTCCCGCGCTCTGGGGCGGCTATCTGCTGGGGAGCCAGCTCACGCTGGTGGGCTCGCACTGCATCCTGCCCGCGCTCGCCTGGTTCATCTCCGACAGCATCCTGGAGAACCGGATGCGCTGGTTCCGCTGGAGTGCCTGGGCCGCGTGCGTGCCGGCCTCCGTTCAGGTCATCATCGTGATGGCCGACCTGGGCATGGCGCAGCGGAACCTTGGCCTCTTCGTCCTCTACTCGGTGCCTTGTCTGCTCGGGTGCGTCATCGTCGCAGGTATCGCGGCGTGGCGCGGCAACCCCGACGCGCGAATCTTCTCCATGGGCCTGGGCGTGTTCTTCGGTGTCGTCATCCACACCACGCTGCCGGTGTTCGGGCTGGCGGAGACCACGGACTCGCTCATGCACTGGGGCTTCCTGGCGCTCGCGCTCTCATTGGTGGGCATCGTCGTGCGCCGCTCGGTGCTGGTGGTGCGCGCGCTCGCGTCGCACACGCACCAACTCGAGGAGCGTCGTCATGAAGTGAAGCGGCTCGCCCAGGACATGGGGAGCGGCGCTGGCGAGCTGGCCGCGGTGGCGCAACAACTGCGCACGTCCAGTGAGGTGCAGACGGCGGGGGTCAGCCGGCAGGCCGCGGCGCTCCGCGAGGCGGAGCAGACGGTCCAGGAAATCCGGCAGGGCTCCCTGGTGACGGCGGACAAGGCACGGCGGCTCGCGGGCTCCATCGAAACCGCCGAGGAGGCGGGGCGCGATGGCGGCGCGGCCATCACTCGCACGCTGACCAACCTGGAAGCCATCCGCCAGGAGGTCTCCGAGATGTCGAGCCGCATCCTCGCGCTGGACGCACGCACCCGCGAAATCTCCAGCATCGTGGACACCGTGAAGGGGCTTGCGGACCAGTCCAACATGCTGGCCATCAACGCCGCCATCGAGGCCGCGCGCAGCGGGGAGCACGGCCGGGGCTTTGGCGTCGTGTCGCGAGAGGTCCGCAGCCTCGCCGACCAGTCCATCCTGGCGACCCATCGCATCCGCGAGGTGCTCGACGGTGTGAGTCTGAGCATGCGTGAGGCCGCGAAGATGAGTGAACAGGGAGAGCAACGCGTGAAGGCGAGCCTGGACGCGGTGCGCGTCTCCGGCACCCAGCTCCAGCGGCTCACGGGCATCATCGACGACACCGGCACCAGTGTGCGGCAGATTTCCGCGGCGGTGGCGCAGCAGGACGCGGGCACCTCCCAGATTGCCCAGGCCATTCAAGAGCTGTCCGCCCAGATGCGGCATACGCTGCGCACCGTCGAGGAGACGCAGAAGGTGTCGGGTTCAGTGCAAGTGCTGGCGGAGAACATGGCGGGCACGGCCCGCACCGCGCTCCAGGCGGGAACCCTCGATGACTGA
- a CDS encoding NADP-dependent oxidoreductase has product MKTSIPSQMKAAAIDRFGGPEVLGVKTVAVPAVGAGEVLIQVETAGVGSWDAAEREGEMELLKPGKSSFPYVLGTDGAGTIVAVGEGVTSRKVGDRVYGSGFLNDKGGFFAEYAVVKADNTALVPKGLSAEQAGVLAADGITALQGVQDALNVRQGMTLLVYGASGGVGHLAVQLARRLGARVLAVASGSDGVELVKRLGAEKAVDGRGGDDVAKAIREFAPEGLDAALVLAGGEGRAPALQAVKKGGHIAYPNGVEPEPRAPDGVKLTAYNGESNAEVLARLNRLIEAGPFHVEVFQVYRLDDAGRALEAASKHHLGKLALRIH; this is encoded by the coding sequence ATGAAGACATCCATTCCGTCGCAGATGAAGGCCGCCGCCATCGACCGCTTCGGTGGGCCGGAGGTGCTTGGCGTGAAGACGGTGGCCGTTCCGGCCGTGGGCGCGGGAGAGGTGCTCATCCAGGTGGAGACCGCGGGCGTCGGCAGCTGGGACGCGGCGGAGCGCGAGGGGGAAATGGAGCTGCTCAAGCCTGGAAAGTCATCCTTCCCCTATGTGCTGGGAACGGACGGGGCCGGCACCATCGTGGCGGTGGGCGAGGGCGTCACGTCCCGCAAGGTGGGCGACCGGGTGTACGGCTCCGGCTTCCTCAATGACAAGGGCGGGTTCTTCGCCGAGTACGCGGTGGTGAAGGCCGATAACACGGCGCTCGTTCCGAAAGGCTTGAGCGCGGAACAGGCGGGCGTCCTGGCCGCGGATGGAATCACGGCGCTCCAAGGCGTGCAGGACGCGCTGAACGTTCGCCAGGGCATGACGCTGCTGGTGTACGGCGCGAGCGGCGGTGTGGGCCATCTGGCGGTGCAGCTCGCCAGGCGACTGGGAGCGCGGGTCCTGGCGGTGGCTTCGGGCTCGGACGGCGTGGAGTTGGTGAAGCGCCTGGGGGCGGAGAAGGCGGTGGACGGACGGGGTGGTGATGACGTGGCGAAGGCGATTCGGGAATTCGCGCCGGAAGGACTCGACGCGGCGCTGGTGCTCGCGGGCGGCGAAGGCAGGGCCCCGGCGCTACAGGCCGTGAAGAAGGGAGGCCACATCGCCTACCCGAATGGCGTCGAGCCGGAACCACGGGCCCCCGACGGTGTGAAGCTCACGGCCTACAATGGCGAGTCGAATGCTGAGGTCCTCGCGCGCCTCAACCGGCTCATTGAAGCAGGGCCCTTCCATGTCGAGGTCTTCCAGGTGTACCGGCTAGACGACGCGGGCCGCGCGCTCGAAGCCGCGAGCAAGCACCATCTGGGCAAGCTGGCCCTGCGCATCCACTGA